Below is a window of Sciurus carolinensis chromosome 6, mSciCar1.2, whole genome shotgun sequence DNA.
ACCCAGCCTAACCAGCTCCTGGCCATGGGGAGGAAGTAATCTAGGCTTCAAGCCAGCACCCAGGTCCAGGAAGTGGGGGAACCTCAGGTCCATTAGCCCAGAGACCTGGGTTTGGAGGGGCCTATGAAATGGGAATGGGTACTTAAGATTCGTGGGGATGGCCCTGCCTAACCCAGgaacttcccctttccctcctcaaGCATTAAACCTGAGCTCAGGTGTGGACCTAGATGGGTCTCAGCTAGGCCCAGGGTTCTGTCCTCAACACAGGACTGACCCAGGCATGCCCAGTGGATTGATGGGaacagggcagagggagggccaagAAGCAGCCTTCCTAGCCTCCAACCCAGGAGCTGGCTTTTGGAGGCCAGGTGCCCCAAACACACCCCCTTGGGCACACCCACCACCCACAAACACATCTCTACACACATCTGCCATTGACAGGGCCATAAACACAGCATCCCCATGGCAGTTAAGTCACACACTCCACTCATGGCCCCAAAAAAGGTGGGGCCCATCAGCTCATATGCCATAACTCATAAGTGGTAAATCTACACCCCAGTGAGCTCTACAACCAGGACCCACCTGCTGGGCCTGAGGTGGGGCCAGGAATGGCCTGGGAAGACCAAGGGTCAGCTGAAGGGAGCTGGGAGCAGCCTGGGAGTCtgcatggattagtttttttgttgttgtttggggtgGGGAGTAGtgtgaattgaacccaaaggtgcttaaccactgagccacattcccagccctctttattttttattttgagatggttagggcctcactaagttgctacagttggctttgaacttgtgatcctcctgcctcagcctcctgagctgctgggattacaagtgtgtgccaccatacccagctacaTGGAGTACTTCTAAGAGATTCCCTGAGTGGCCCCACCTGAACAATGATTGGAGGGCAGATGACTGTGTACTAGATCCCCTTGAGCAGGAAGCACAACAAATTCAACCTGTGGCCCAAACCCAAGGGCCCAATAAAGTTCCAGGCAGACAGCACTAGATGCACGGTAGCCACTGATGCATCTGTAATGAAGCCGAGATTTCTCTCAAGATAGGAAAGACGCCACATGTACCAGGTCACTGACCTGGAGGGGCAGCAAAGTCCCAAAACTGCTGAGAGACTGGGGTAGCTGTAGGTTTTATAGGACCCGGACCAGCCTTAGCTGGGGTGGAAAAGGACTAACAGTTCTGAGGCCAGGTAAAGAACAGGGGTGGGAAGTGTGGGGCTGCCTCTTCAAGAGAAAGAGCTTTCCAGAATACAAATGAGATCAAATCTCACTCCTACCTAAAAATACCCAATAGCCTTCCACTGCTTATGGGGGAATGTTCCCTTCCTTCTGGTAAGATCCTTTATCAAATAACCCATAAGCTTTCCCTGCCAAGCATCTCCTGCACCTTTCTAAGCCTCCCCCTCACCCACCCATGAAGAGACAGGCACAACACAGCTGGACAGAAAGATGGGAGGTGAGCTCCAGAAGAGATAGGATCCCACTGGGGCCTTTGGATGCCCCACAGGATGCTGTCTTAGGCTGGCCCCGATCCAGCAGAGGTCTGGGCAACCAGGGACCAGACTTTCCACCAGATGAACATTTTATATCCTTGAAATGCCTTTTGACTTGCCCTTTTGTTTTCCTGTAGTTCCTTCTAAAAAATCCACTGCTGCTGAAGAAAGGAATTTCAGCCCACATAGCAGCCAAGGAACTATGTGGTACTGGGGTAAGGAAATAGGATTCCTCCAATCTCCAACACACATGAACAGCAGCTTCAAGACAGGCACAGGGCACACCCTCCCAACCACCATGACTGTGAGGAGCTACAGGCTGGGTCCATCCCCAACCCTGACTATCCACAAAAGTGGACTCTGCTAAGGGCAGGCTCAGTGACCCAGGGTCTCCTCATAGAAAAGGTGGTTTTTATTCTGGAGAAGACCAATGTTTCCATCCCAGCCTCCTTCCATTAAGGCCTCAGCCCAGTTCTCCAGCCACCCTCCCTCACACCTGCCCTTCCCTATCAGTGGCTCTGGATTCTCTAACCTCCTTCACTGGGACATACCCACtccagggagcagggctgggccCTGCTTGGGTGCTTCTCTGCCAGGTAGGTCTAGCCCTGGCTCTGCAGCCAGCACCCTATCCTGCCCATCACCCCCCTGGATCCCTCCTCTTGGGGGTCTCCCATCCCTGGGCTGGTCTCTGCACATTCTGCCCCAGACCAGTGTAAGGTAGGAGTCAGCTATCTCAGGGCATCTTGAACAGTGCCTCTACTGTCAGCTCGCTCTGCTGGCCTCAGATCTTGGAAGACTCAAGTCGAGGGCTCCAGGGCGTGGGGGGCTCCCGTAGGGCCCGCAGCTCCTGTTCCAGTGCCTGATTGCGACGGTACATGTCCATGTAGCCCCCCTGAATCTCCCGCTGGTAGCGCAGCACccgctccttctcctcctgccaaGTCCTCCGCTCCTGCTCGAAACGCAGCGCCTGCTCCTGGGCCCGGAGCCGCTCTTGGAGCAGCTCTGCCCGCAGCTGTTCCGCACCACCTCCAGCCTCACTACCTCCTGCTTCCCCCAGCAGCCCCCTGCTCTTGCAGTCATCAGTTTCACAGCTGCCTGAGGCTTCCTCCTGAGGGGTCTGCTCCTGTAAGCTGCGCACGGTCTCACGCAACCTGGCCAGCTCCGCATCCTGAGCCTGGGCTTGTGCCCGGAAGCCCCGAAGTTGCGTCTTCAGACTGAATATCTCAGCCAACTTCTGTGCCAGCTCTGCCTGGGCTTCCCGCAGCTGCTGCTTCAAGAGACTAATCTCTGCGGTCTTCTGGCACACCTGGGAGGCGGGACGGGGGTACACAATATCAACAAGAGCCAAGCAAAGCAAGGTATGGGGAGTTGGTTGATGGAGGGGAAATGGACAATGGGACCAGGGCAGTGGGGATTGGTGTTTCTGAATCACTGGTGGTCTCTCACCTCCCATCGGGCTTCCTCCTCTGGTCGGGTGCTGGGGTCGGCCTCTGGAACTGGACCTGCGGGTCGAGGCTCAGAGGTCAGGCCCTGCTGAGCTCGGAGCTCCTTGCGCAGGCGTCGCTGCTCCTGCTGAGCCATGAACAACTGCAGTTGGAGGTTGCGCTCGCTGCGCTCAGCTTTCTGAGCTACCTCATGCAGACGCTCCACGTACAGGCGCTTCAACTCAGATAACCACAACCGCTGGCGCTCCTCTAGCACCTGTCTCCGAAAAGAGGTTCCTAGTAGGGCTGACCAGAATTCCACAAGGCTCCACACTTGGATGCAATTCACCTGTGCTCCCATTGCTCACCATCCTAACATTTTGGCCACCAATAACTCCTTGGGCACCAGTATCACAGGGCTCAGCACCCCAGTAACATATGCATCCTAACCCAGGATGCCCTTCAGTGATAAATGTCCCCAACACATGGCCCTCCCAGGGatcctcactctcactctctaCTTCCCACACAATTCCCAGGCAAGGACAACATCTCTCTTACTTACTTCCCACATCCCTGTGCCATCCTGCCATGTGGGATGTGGAAGAGAGAAGCCAAGACATCTctgctccttccttttttttttttttttttgagacagggtctcactgtgttggcCACCCAGGCTGGCCGTGAActtaagattctcctgcctcatcctcccaagcacctgggactacaggtacatgCCATCACACCCAGTGTTTCCCAAAGCCATATGGGTAAGCCAGTTGGGGTCCCTCTGTCTGGCTCATACACCAATGCCAAAGGACAGAATAGGATATTAGGACAGGCTTTGCTCACCTGTGTGAAGGGGTTGGAGCCATCCTGATCTCCAAGGTCCCTCTTGAGCTCCTCACAGGTCTCGGGCAGGAGGGCTACCACCTCTTCTGCAGTGGAGCAGGAGAATTCATATGGGGGTGGTGGCTCAGGCAGACAGCTCAGCACAGCCAAAGGCCCAGCATCCTTGGGGCTCTTCGAGGCCCGGTCCAGGGAGCCCCCAAGATGGTTAATGTGGCCTAGGGAGGAACTGAAGGAGCTGGGACCTGTGCCAGGACTTCGGCCAAAACTGCCCCCACTGGAGGAATCCGACAGGCTGGGCTCAGGCTCAGGGCCACCCTCATCCAGGCTGAGGGCATGCAGCAGTTGTGCACGGGCCTGGCTGGCCCTGGGCCCAGGGCTCAGGGGTGGGTGGCATGCCAGTGTGTGCAGACTGCCATTGCTGCGCCATAGCTTCTGACCCTTGTGGGCAGCCAGGCTCTGCATGGAGAGGAAGCCTTTCCCGGTACCCGCTGCAGGCTTGAACACTGATGGGCGGATACGGCACTACCAAAAAGAGAGGGCAGGTATGAGGGAGGTCTGC
It encodes the following:
- the N4bp3 gene encoding NEDD4-binding protein 3, whose product is MATAPVPAGIAMGSVGSLLERQDFSPEELRAALAGSRGSRQPDGLLRKGLGQRELLSYLHLPKKDGKTTKRAPRNEPADYATLYYREHSRAGDFSKTSLPERGRFDKCRIRPSVFKPAAGTGKGFLSMQSLAAHKGQKLWRSNGSLHTLACHPPLSPGPRASQARAQLLHALSLDEGGPEPEPSLSDSSSGGSFGRSPGTGPSSFSSSLGHINHLGGSLDRASKSPKDAGPLAVLSCLPEPPPPYEFSCSTAEEVVALLPETCEELKRDLGDQDGSNPFTQVLEERQRLWLSELKRLYVERLHEVAQKAERSERNLQLQLFMAQQEQRRLRKELRAQQGLTSEPRPAGPVPEADPSTRPEEEARWEVCQKTAEISLLKQQLREAQAELAQKLAEIFSLKTQLRGFRAQAQAQDAELARLRETVRSLQEQTPQEEASGSCETDDCKSRGLLGEAGGSEAGGGAEQLRAELLQERLRAQEQALRFEQERRTWQEEKERVLRYQREIQGGYMDMYRRNQALEQELRALREPPTPWSPRLESSKI